The following coding sequences are from one Saccopteryx bilineata isolate mSacBil1 chromosome 3, mSacBil1_pri_phased_curated, whole genome shotgun sequence window:
- the SLC35F6 gene encoding solute carrier family 35 member F6 produces the protein MAWTKYQLFLAGLMLVTGSINTLSAKWADNFVAQGCGGSKEHSFQHPFLQAVGMFLGEFSCLAAFYLLQCRAARHPDASIDPQQPFNPLLFLPPALCDMTGTSIMYVALNMTSASSFQMLRGAVIIFTGLFSVAFLGRRLVLSQWLGILATIAGLVVVGLADLLNKHDDQHKLSEVITGDLLIIMAQIIVSIQMVLEEKFVYKHNVHPLRAVGTEGLFGFVILSLLLVPMYYIPAGSFSGNPRGMLEDALDAFCQVGRQPLIALALLGNISSIAFFNFAGISVTKELSATTRMVLDSLRTVVIWALSLALGWEAFHPLQILGFLILLMGTALYNGLHRPLLTRLIRPPAEGGERERLLDPSRTPINDGS, from the exons gTGGGCGGACAACTTCGTGGCCCAGGGCTGTGGAGGCAGCAAGGAGCACAGCTTCCAGCATCCCTTCCTCCAG GCAGTGGGCATGTTCCTGGGGGAGTTCTCCTGCCTGGCTGCCTTCTACCTACTCCAGTGCAGAGCTGCAAGGCACCCGGATGCCAGCATAGACCCCCAACAGCCCTTCAACCCCCTGCTTTTCCTGCCCCCAGCCCTTTGTGACATGACTGGGACCAGCATCATGTATGTGG CCCTGAACATGACCAGCGCCTCCAGTTTCCAGATGCTGCGTGGAGCAGTGATCATATTCACAGGCCTGTTCTCAGTGGCCTTCCTCGGGCGCAGGCTGGTACTGAGCCAATGGCTGGGTATCCTGGCGACCATCGCAGGGCTGGTGGTCGTGGGCCTGGCCGACCTCCTGAACAAGCATGACGATCAGCACAAGCTCAGCGAAGTGATCACAG GGGACCTGTTGATCATCATGGCTCAGATCATCGTCTCCATACAGATGGTGCTAGAGGAGAAGTTCGTCTACAAGCACAATGTGCACCCTCTGCGGGCAGTTGGCACTGAGG GCCTCTTTGGCTTCGTGATCCTGTCCCTGCTGCTGGTGCCCATGTACTACATCCCTGCCGGTTCCTTTAGTGGGAACCCTCGCGGGATGCTAGAGGACGCACTGGATGCCTTTTGCCAGGTGGGCCGACAGCCGCTCATTGCTCTGGCCCTGCTGGGCAACATCAGCAGCATCGCCTTCTTCAACTTTGCGGGCATCAGCGTCACCAAGGAGCTGAGTGCCACCACCCGCATGGTGCTGGACAGCCTGCGGACCGTCGTCATCTGGGCACTGAGCCTGGCACTGGGCTGGGAGGCCTTCCACCCCTTGCAGATCCTCGGCTTCCTCATCCTCCTGATGGGCACTGCCCTCTACAATGGGCTGCACCGTCCGCTGCTGACCCGCCTGATCCGGCCCCCAGCTGAGGGGGGCGAGCGAGAGAGACTGCTGGATCCCTCTCGGACTCCCATCAACGACGGCAGCTGA